From Juglans regia cultivar Chandler chromosome 9, Walnut 2.0, whole genome shotgun sequence:
GGCTAGGTTTAATTCGACGTAAACATCACTTTTCAAttcaatttcacaatttccttaTGAGCCCAAGTTGCTGCTTCCTTACGCAGGACAAATTCAGCCCAAAACCCAAACGACAGTTAATATGAGATGGGTAGGATGGAGAAAAAGCAAGTGAAGCGGACGGCCCAGGTTTTGACCATCTGCTCGTTGTATAAAAGTATATAAACCCTCATTCGCCGTCCAACCCTACGATTGTTTCTTCTCTTTAAGCAAAAACCCTACCTCGTGACTGCGCCTCGCCGCTCATTGCCGATCCCATGGgtactctccctctctcctccctGCAACGTTACATTCAGTTCCATTACTAGAAATCAAATCTCTCTCATTCGCCTCGCCGCTCATTGTCTCTAAGTAGAATCAGTTATTTCTttcgatttttgttttttgttgttttttgtttttttgtgaaACACTCGTTACTCGGAAGCTCTGTGGTTCTcctttttgtgatatttttatatttctcttgCTCCACGTTTAGTTTCTGAAAAAATAGGGTAAATTAGCAGATTAAGGTTCAGGGATGTGGTTTATGTTGTGCTCATTTTTAGGTATATGTGCAAGGAACTTGTTACTGGGGCGCATGGCTTATAAGAGGCTGTTTTTAGTTTCTGGTGATTGGAAAAATGGAAACCTTGCAGATCTGACAATCTTGCATTTGataattatttctaaatattgTCCTATAGGTCTAGGTCgatttttattctcaaataatcCTGATCGGGTATGAATGAGGGTTTACATAACATCTATTGAGTCTGTTGTGCTCACTAATTAAATATACTTGTTCTCTGACCGGCAGCTTAAAGGGTTCTGAAAACATATGTTGTGTTAGCTTCTGCGATTTATTTTTCTAGGAAAGAGATGCgtctgtttttttatatttttatgaaccGAGCAGATGGTCAAAACGGATGGTGGCTTTTATATGCTATTATGAAGCATAATTCGcggtatattattattattttttttttaagcgtAATAGATGGTAtagcattattttattttcatggttTTGATGACAATAGGGGCTTATAAGTATGTGTCGGAGCTATGGAGGAAGAAGCAGTCCGATGTGATGAGGTTCCTGCAGAGGGTGAGGTGTTGGGAGTACCGCCAGCACCCTTCCATTGTTCGTGTTACCCGGCCAACTCGCCCTGACAAAGCTCGCCGTTTGGGTTACAAGGCAAAGCAGGTGACAATGACTTTAGGTTCTTTGTAGAGATTCTATTCGCCCTACGCTTGAAATAtgctttataaaaaattctgagAGAGCTATTAGCCGATATTAAGAGGTTTATGGCTCTAGCTTAGACAATTTGTTCATTATAGAAAAATAGTCTATATAATTTGTTGTCTGTTTCTATTCCTCTCTAGCACTCTCCAGGACTAGGGGCTTGTATTGAATCCCTCTGCAGTCTCAAGAACATGAAAGCGATCTATCTATTATAAACGGTTTACAATGCAGAGTAGTTTAATGCTGGTTGAGCTACATCTTTATTGGTTTACATTTCTCCGTTGGGTAAACTATTATGACAAGTTGTGATAAATTTACCATTGATCATCTGACCGTGCAAGATATCTTTCTAGATCTTGCTTTTGTCTCCTAAATTGATAAATTGCTGGCTGTTTGGGGAGTAAGCTGTGATTCTAACAATGACTTGTTAGgttgtaaattttaaatatggaaGGTCAGGCACGTtctgtaaagaaaaaaatacttctaTTTACTGGCCACAAATCTGCTGCATGATTTTTTTCACCTTTATCATGTGAATTATATTAAGTGGGCACTCAGAAAGAATTTCATTTACGAATCTTTATCAATGATGACTTGTTTGCAGGGTTATGTAGTTTATCGTGTTCGTGTTAGGCGTGGTGGTCGGAAGAGGCCTGTTCCGAAGGGTATTGTGTATGGGAAGCCCACAAACCAGGGTGTAACTCAACTGAAGTTTCAGCGCAGCAAGAGGTCAGTTGCAGAGGAACGTGCTGGCCGGAAGCTGGGAGGTCTCAGGGTTGTGAATTCATACTGGCTTAATGAGGTTTATTGCCTATTCTATTCATTccttttttattgtgtttttatcCGTTGCTTGGAGTGATGTCTTGTTCTGATGTATTGCTGTTCTTCCAACACAGGATTCAACTTATAAGTACTATGAGGTGATCCTGGTTGATGTTGCTCATAATGCCGTCCGAAATGACCCAAGAATCAACTGGATCTGCAATCCTGTCCACAAGCACAGGGAGCTTCGTGGTCTTACTTCTGCTGGGAAAAAATACAGGGGACTGCGTGGAAAGGGACACCGCCACCACAAGCAACGACCTTCTCGCAGGGCAAACTGGAAGAGAAACAACACCCTTTCTCTCCGTCGTTACCGTTGATCCTAGTTACGGCCTGTTGtgttttccatcattttctgGACATTTACTTAGAGGAAACATTAGTGGTTATTTGGAGTTTGAAATTTTggagattaaaatatttgaaatcgtGTTCCAAGTTAAAATTCGACCAAGTTGCTTGAGTTTTGGACTCTGCATATCATTGAGTTGCTTAATGCTTAATATATGTTTGCTCGTTCATTGCATGATTCTCAAGCTTTTGGCTCAAGTGGTTTGGTCACTTGGTGTTTTAGCCATGTTTACAGGCATCCATTAGCTGCCGTCGGATCTATCAACTAGTCCTGAAGAGGTTTTGATTTTCCAACTAAACAACTGACCAACTTGCGTCGATCCTATTTAGAGATGTCTTTAGTATAAATTATGGAGACTGTACTTAACCTCTGAACGAATTTGGCTCGTTTCTTTtcagattaaagttaaaaaattaaataaaatattttcagaatgttttttttaatttgaaaaaattaaattattaattttattttatgtaaaaagttttaaaaattataataataaaatgatagatttttaaaattttagattttaatcttAGGTctaccttatatatatttttaaaaatttaagaatcaatATTAAATGGATTGATTGTTAAAATTGAAACTTCTAATTTAGGTTCGGTctgattttttcaatattacgaattatctatattagtaataatatgatatttatatatattaaactattaatctatttatattatagtataagtatattattttataataattaacacatactagtataatattaaatttaactatagtctatataagttcatgactttttatatgagtatatatgattaaatgtgtaaaaatgtatttataaaaatatatattataatttattatgccaaaaatgtatttattattgatatatataataagtttatattaataagttaatattaatatttatgtttaatattaaaattttatgttatattaattttatattataagattgaaatttatatattatatatatcaaatgttatattaaaaattataagattaattttatgttatattacatattatattaatttgttataagattgatatacttaaataatcagattaaaattttatattatattaattagcaatttaacatataatatataatataaataaaaagttatatacaatataaaaaattagaaatatataccGTTCTGGTTTGGTTTAAACTGGTTTTCAAAGTATGAAAATCGATACCGCACCAATTTAGGATCGATTTTGATTCTTAAAAATCAGTACTATACTAAATTGTTTATAAACTGGAACGAACCCACCCCTATTTGTAATGCATGAATTGAATTTAATGCATGTATTGATGAGCATAAGGTATTTTGTGCATTGAATCTAGTGGCGTACAACAATTTGTCTCGTAATATTTGTCATCTTTGCTGGTAGAGTTATAGTCGAGTCGAGCCAACCGGTCTTTGGATTGTTGaactcggctcgactcaaaaaCCTCAAGTCTgagttcaagattttttttcaatcttcgTTTGAGCTCGACTTGGTAAGTTAAGTTTTCAACTCGAGCTAGAGTTGAGCTAgagttgtttattttcttagtttttaaataaaatttaataattaaaaaattagataaatacaaaaatttaaattgaatgaaaaatttaataattaagaaattagataaatgaaaaaaattaaatttaatgaaaaatttgcAACTACCAAGTATGCCTTTTATTGAattagaaaattgtaaaaatttataataattaatatgtacctagtttatatttatctataataacCTTATATTATATGCGTACATAAATTATCCTTACATATAGATAATATGATAGTTaacatttcatatatggttcctaagactaatataagaaattattaaatcttactaACTaactattatacaaattataaaatagctaTGGAATACATTCAATTTATAGACATTAGTAATTAggatatatactatatatataattataaaatgtgttatgcttatattattaaccaatatacatatacacacatttatcaatatatgaataagcTTTAATCGAGTTGAATTAACAAGTCGACTTAAACATAAACGAGCAGGCTTTAACAAACTTTAGTCGAATCGGATCAAATTTAGCTGAATATGTGTCTTTTACCAATCAAGCAGGTATTTACTATCacagatgagttttttttttttcacgagtctaGTTTGATTCAAGTTTAACTGAACAAGTATCGAATGGACTATCAAGTAGATAGGTTCAATTATAACCTTGCTAGCAAGATACTACTTCAAATTTTGCCAAATTtcaatttatgtttgaatgaaaagttccaaaaaaaaaaaaaacaactctaCACAAACTTTTTAAAGAAGTGCTACAACcgcaaatatattttatgaaaataaattcataaactgatgtaatttcatataatactttattataaaaataaattacaatctaacgtattacatcaagccacattaatttgtgagtttatttttataaaatctttttatgcctaaaacatttatcaaacttcttcttcttcttcttcttcttcttcttctttttttttgttttttattttattttattttatctgtgcACTTTGAGATCCTGCAATGCTTGGATGCCCCGATTATTAAGTACTCCCAGCCCAAGTATCTTTCCGATCTTGTAAAACACCCTTTATTGTTTTCCGATCTTATCGGATGTCCCAAGTAGGAAGGCTTCGACAGTCAACCTCAagaattaa
This genomic window contains:
- the LOC108994332 gene encoding 60S ribosomal protein L15-1 isoform X1 — protein: MVLMTIGAYKYVSELWRKKQSDVMRFLQRVRCWEYRQHPSIVRVTRPTRPDKARRLGYKAKQGYVVYRVRVRRGGRKRPVPKGIVYGKPTNQGVTQLKFQRSKRSVAEERAGRKLGGLRVVNSYWLNEDSTYKYYEVILVDVAHNAVRNDPRINWICNPVHKHRELRGLTSAGKKYRGLRGKGHRHHKQRPSRRANWKRNNTLSLRRYR
- the LOC108994332 gene encoding 60S ribosomal protein L15-1 isoform X2 codes for the protein MGAYKYVSELWRKKQSDVMRFLQRVRCWEYRQHPSIVRVTRPTRPDKARRLGYKAKQGYVVYRVRVRRGGRKRPVPKGIVYGKPTNQGVTQLKFQRSKRSVAEERAGRKLGGLRVVNSYWLNEDSTYKYYEVILVDVAHNAVRNDPRINWICNPVHKHRELRGLTSAGKKYRGLRGKGHRHHKQRPSRRANWKRNNTLSLRRYR